ATATCCTTAATGCTGGCCCGCTCGGTGGTGCGCTCGGAGTCAATCGATTCATACACGTTTTGCGAGGTGACTAGCGCACCAATCCAAGGCTCCATTACCATTTTAGTAATACTATCGTGGTAAATGGGCTTGTTTAGGTCGTCCAGTATTTTGTGAATCTTTCCCGACTCCTCGCCGTGGGCCATCGATTCAATACCCGTTCCATGAGCATCGAGCACGGCCATCATTTGGTCGGCGGCCGTTTTTACATCGGGAAGCCACGAGTAGGTGTGGGCGAGGGTATAGGTGCGCAGCCCAATCCACCGGTGGTCGCGGTTTTCGTCGGCGGCCATCAACCGTTCGGTGTGCGGACTGGCTCTTACCTTGTTAAAACTCTTTGTGTAGCTATCCTTGCTACGCTTAAGCTCCACAAACGGCTTGCTTCCGGTAATTTCTACGCTACCAGTGGCCTCTGAATCGTTAATAACATCTGCT
This genomic interval from Williamwhitmania taraxaci contains the following:
- a CDS encoding DUF6261 family protein gives rise to the protein MVSLTRFPVATAEALAADVINDSEATGSVEITGSKPFVELKRSKDSYTKSFNKVRASPHTERLMAADENRDHRWIGLRTYTLAHTYSWLPDVKTAADQMMAVLDAHGTGIESMAHGEESGKIHKILDDLNKPIYHDSITKMVMEPWIGALVTSQNVYESIDSERTTERASIKDIASATKERRLMQVALKNFIKYVEVMADINTDEVWRNLLAQIGQRVAATEAGYRPAHRDKKEKPS